From Acidimicrobiales bacterium:
TCGAAGCCGGAGCCCTCCGTCCCGACCGCCAGGCGGTGGTCATCGACGAGCTGCTGGCCCACACGGTGAAGCGCCTGGACCGGCTCTTCGTCCATCGCCGGGTGCAACTGGAGGTCCCGCCGCTGCCCATGGTCGACGGCGACTACACCCAGCTGGACCAGGTCGTGAGCAACCTCCTCGAGAACGCCGCCCGCCATGCCCCGAGAGGCTCGACGGTGCGCATCGGAGGCCGGGAGACCGACGAGCACGTGGAGATCTGGGTCGACGACGAGGGGCCGGGCGTGGCGCCGTTCGAGCGCCGGCGCATCTTCGAGCCCTTCAGCGCCGGCGACGGGAGCTCGTCGAGCGGCATCGGCCTCGCCATCTGCAAAGCCATCGTGGAGGCCCACGGAGGTTCCATCACCGCCGAGGGCTCGCCGGGGGGAGGGGCCCGTTTCCGGTTCAGCGTTCCGAAGAGCCATGCCCGGCGAGACTGAGCTGATCCTGGTCGTCGACGACGAGCCCGGCATCCTGCGGGCGCTCTCGGCGGCCTTGCGTGCCCGCGACCACCGAGTGGCGGTCGCCACCACCGGGGCGGAGGCGCTCACCGAGGTCGCCACCCGGCAGCCGGCCGTGATCATCCTCGACCTGGGCCTGCCCGACATCGACGGGATCGACGTCTGTCGGCAGTTGCGGAAGTGGACCGACACCCCGATCATCGTGCTCACCGCCGAGGGCGCCGAGTCCCGCAAGATCGAGGCACTGGACGAGGGAGCCGACGACTACGTCACCAAGCCGTTCTCCACGCCCGAGCTCCTCGCCCGCGTCCGGGTCGCTCTCCGCCGCCACCGCCCGGCCGACGGTACCGGTATCGACGTCACCCTGACCGTGGGCGACATCGAGATGGACCTCGCTCGCCACCAGGTTCGCGTGCGCGGCACCGAGGTGGAGCTCACGCCCAAGGAGTTCGCCTTCCTCGCCGCCCTGGCCCGCCACCCGGGCCGGGTGTTGACCCATCGCATGCTCCTCCACGAGGTGTGGGGGCCCGAATACGCGAAGGAGACGCAGTACCTGCGGGTCTACGCCAGTCAGGTCCGCAAGAAGCTCGCCGACGACCCTGCCCACCCCGCCCTCGTCACGGAGCCCGGGGTGGGCTATCGCCTCGTCGATCCGGCCGACCAGCTGGACAGCGGGCCGCAGCAGTAGCGCGTAGGCCGCGGGGGCGAGTCGCGCCGGACGTTGATTGAGAACGGTTATTGTTCTATGTTTGAAGGCCATGCGAACAGTTCCCACCCGTCCCCGGCCCCGCCATCGGCCGCGCCGCGCCGTGGCAGCCATCGTGACGGCGCTGGCGTCGGCCGGTCTGGTGGGCTGCGGGAGCGACGGTGACGCCGCCGCCGCCGGCGGAGCGAACGGCCGGCTCGCCGTGGTGGCGAGCTTCTACCCGGTCGCCGAGGTCGCCGGTCGGGTGGGGGGCAACCGGGTCCGCGTCTCCAACCTGACGCCGGCGGGGGCCGAGCCCCACGATCTCGAGCTGACCTCGCACCAGCTCGACCAGCTCGAGGACGCCGATCTCGTCGTCTACCTCGGCAACGGGTTCCAGCCCGGCGTCGCCGAGATCGCCTCCCGCCGGGACTCCGCCACCCTGGACCTTCTCGACACGATCTCGCTGGAGGAGGGCGCCCACGATGCCGTCGATGCCGACGAGGGGCACGTCGGCGAGGCCAACGAGGGCGAGCACGCCGAGGGCCGCGGTCTCGATCCCCACTTCTGGCTCGACCCCACGCTGATGGCACAGGCCGCCGACGCGGTCGTCGACGCCCTGGTCGAGGTGGACGCCGACGGTGCCGGCACGTTCCGGGCGAACGCCGAGGCGTACAAGCGCGAGCTGGCGAGCCTCGACGCCGACATCCAGGCGGGGCTGGCGACATGCGAGCGTCGAGACATCGTCACCGCCCATGCCGCCTTTCACTACCTCGCCCGCCGCTACGGCCTCGTGCAGCTCCCCATCGCCGGGCTGTCGCCCGAGGCCGAGCCCGATCCCAGGCGCCTCGCCCAGCTCACCGATCAGATCCGGGAGAAAGGCATCACCACCGTGTTCTTCGAGGAGCTCGTCTCGCCGGCGGTGGCCGAGGCGCTCGCCCGCGAGGCCGGCGTGGCGACCGCCGCGCTCAGCCCCCTGGAGGGGCTCAGCGTGCCCGATGCCGAGGCCGGGAAGGACTACCCAGCGGTGATGCGCGAGAACCTGGCGGTGCTGCGCCGGGCCCTCGGCTGTCGCTGAGGTCGTCGGCACCCGACGCCGCTCGGCCGGCAACGGCGGGCGCGGCAACCCGTCGCGACGCCGTCGCCCGGCCGGGGGCCGCGGCTCTCGCCGTCGCGCGGTACGGCCGACGGGACGGGCCGACGACGGGCCGACGCCGTCAGCCGAGACTGAGGTCGAAGCGTCGGAGCGTGCCGTCGAGACATCCGACGGCCAGGTGCCACCCCGATGTCGACCATGCCAGGCTGGCCACCCCCGCCGGCAGTTCGGCCTGGGCCAGCGCTCGCTCCTCCCGGTCCGCCGCCAGCAGCAGCAGGCGCCCGGCGGCGTCTCCGGCGGCGACGACGTTGCCGCCCCGTGAGGCGAGCGCCGCGATCGGCCCGTCGTGCGCGAGCAGGCGAACGGGCGCGTCCACCGCGACGTTCCCGTCGGCCGTGACCGGCCAGCTGTTCACCTCATCGAGGTCGCAGACGACGAGGTGCTCCCCGGCCCACGTCAGGCGGCGCACCGGCGTCCCGTAGCCGTCCACGCCGGTCCCCAGGCCCGACACGAGGTCGACGACGTGCACGGACCCGCCCGCCTCGCCCACGGCGAGGCGCTGACCGTCGGCCGACAGGGCGAAGGCGCAGGCCATCGACGTCCTCCGCTCGGCGTCCACCGTGCCGTTCTCGTGGTCGACGATCACCAGGCCGTCGGCCGTACCGAGGGCCACCCGGCTCCCGGGGAGCAGGCAGGCGTCGACGACGTGGCCGACGTCGCATCGGATCGGCGCCAGCTCCCCCGGCCGGCCGCCGTGGACCCCGGCCGAGGTGACGGCGACCAGCCGCCCGGGGTCGGACCACCACACCCGCCGGCCCCAGCCGCCGAGGCGCTGGGCCGCCTGCCCGACCCGGACGTCTCCGCGGTGGTCGATGGTGGCCATCTCCCACGCCGGGCCGCAGGCCACGGCGACGACCACCCCGGGCCCGGGGGGGCGGCGGAGGTCGGGCCTCCCGTCCACGTGCACGGACCCGTCGGCGCACGTGCAGGCGAGCGACGAGCCGATCCACGCCAACCCGACCACCGCCTCCGGCAGGCAGGCCTCGCCGACCGGCCGGAGCGACGCGGCGGCTGGAGTGTTCACGGCGCAGCGTGGGATCGCAGGCCGGCCGCCAGGTTCGCCCGGTCGAGCCCCCACCCCACCAGCGCCACCTGCGAGGCGGTGCCGTGAAGCCTCCTGCCTGGCTGCGTCATCACGATCGACCGCATGCCGAGGCAGTCGACCGCGCTCTCCCGGTCGACCAGGCACAGCTCGCCCTGGAGCCGGAGCAGGCGTGAGGCGTGGTCGTCGAGGACACCGTCCAGCCAGGCACGGACGCCCTCCGCCTCGAGCGGCCCGTCGGCGTCGACGACGACGGTGGCCGGCGCCTCGTGGGGCGCCGGGCGCGCGTCGTGCACCGAGGCCATGCGGCCGTGCCACGCCCGGCGGTCGAGGAGCGAACCGAGCATTGCAGGGCTCCCGACCCACGCCCGGACGGGACCGGTCCGGTTCACACCGCGCACGGCGTGGCGCACGCGGCGCACGACGGCGGGCCGCAGCCGGTCGGCTCGGGCCACGACCACGGCGTCGGCCATCGCCAGCGTCTCCATCTCCGCCTCGGTCCCCAGCCGGCCGCCGGTGGCGAGCCGGGTGGCCATGGCGGGGCCGTCGCACGTGGCGATGACGGCGTCGAGGAAGGTCTGGCCGGTCAGGTCGGGGTCGGTGAGCAGCGTCTGGGCGACGCCGACGGCGTCATGGTGCGTGACCAGGAGGGCGCGGCGCGGCGGGTGACGGCGCCGCAGGGACAAGCGCAGCCCGTCGACGACGTCGACCCGGATCGAGCAGCACTCGCAGCCCGTCGTGCGGTAGCCGGTCGCCGCCTCCGCCGGCACGGTGAGCACACCCTCGACGGCTGGCCCCTCGACCGCTCCGTGTGGGCCGATCAGGCACACCGCTTCGGCTGCGGTGAAGGCGGCCAGGTCGAGCGCCAGCTTTGCCGCCTCGGGCCCTCCGGCGACCACCGTGACGGCCACCGGTCCGCCCCGCTCGGCGGCGCCCGCCCCGGCGGGCGCGGAGGGCAGTTCTTCAGGCATGCCGCGTACTATAGAATGAGACTTGTTCTCACACCAACTGCCCCGCACGATGTGGGTCGAGACGAGGGAGGATCAGCCGCCGTCTCCGCAGCGACGGCACAGGCCCTCGAAGTCGAGGCGGTGCCCGGTGACCTCGAACCCGGTTTCGGCCACCGCCTGCGAGGCAGCCTCGCGCAGCACTCGTTCGAGCCGCGTGGCCGCCACCAGATCCGTCACCGCTCCGCACCGCCGGCACACGAGGTGGTGGTGGTGACCGGCCAGGTCCTCGGCCAGCTCGAACCGGCCGTACTCGTCGGCTCCGGGGAGGCGGACGGCGATCCCGGCGTCACACAGGACGGTGACGTTCCGGTAGGCCGAGCTCTGTGGGACGCCCTCGGTCCGGCGCAGGATCTCGCCGATGGTCAGGGGGTGCCCCGCCCGCTCCATGGTCTCGACCAGCCGGCGCCGGCTGGCGGTGTAGCGCAGGTCTAGGGCGGCGAGGCGCTCCTCCGCCACCACGTGCAGCCGGCCATCCGTCTGATCCGATCCGCGGCCGGGATCGTCGAGCGGTCGCCCGGACGGGAGGCTCAGTGCTCGTCCCAATGACCGTCGTG
This genomic window contains:
- a CDS encoding response regulator transcription factor, encoding MPGETELILVVDDEPGILRALSAALRARDHRVAVATTGAEALTEVATRQPAVIILDLGLPDIDGIDVCRQLRKWTDTPIIVLTAEGAESRKIEALDEGADDYVTKPFSTPELLARVRVALRRHRPADGTGIDVTLTVGDIEMDLARHQVRVRGTEVELTPKEFAFLAALARHPGRVLTHRMLLHEVWGPEYAKETQYLRVYASQVRKKLADDPAHPALVTEPGVGYRLVDPADQLDSGPQQ
- a CDS encoding zinc ABC transporter substrate-binding protein; amino-acid sequence: MAAIVTALASAGLVGCGSDGDAAAAGGANGRLAVVASFYPVAEVAGRVGGNRVRVSNLTPAGAEPHDLELTSHQLDQLEDADLVVYLGNGFQPGVAEIASRRDSATLDLLDTISLEEGAHDAVDADEGHVGEANEGEHAEGRGLDPHFWLDPTLMAQAADAVVDALVEVDADGAGTFRANAEAYKRELASLDADIQAGLATCERRDIVTAHAAFHYLARRYGLVQLPIAGLSPEAEPDPRRLAQLTDQIREKGITTVFFEELVSPAVAEALAREAGVATAALSPLEGLSVPDAEAGKDYPAVMRENLAVLRRALGCR
- a CDS encoding WD40 repeat domain-containing protein, yielding MNTPAAASLRPVGEACLPEAVVGLAWIGSSLACTCADGSVHVDGRPDLRRPPGPGVVVAVACGPAWEMATIDHRGDVRVGQAAQRLGGWGRRVWWSDPGRLVAVTSAGVHGGRPGELAPIRCDVGHVVDACLLPGSRVALGTADGLVIVDHENGTVDAERRTSMACAFALSADGQRLAVGEAGGSVHVVDLVSGLGTGVDGYGTPVRRLTWAGEHLVVCDLDEVNSWPVTADGNVAVDAPVRLLAHDGPIAALASRGGNVVAAGDAAGRLLLLAADREERALAQAELPAGVASLAWSTSGWHLAVGCLDGTLRRFDLSLG
- a CDS encoding GTP-binding protein, which encodes MPEELPSAPAGAGAAERGGPVAVTVVAGGPEAAKLALDLAAFTAAEAVCLIGPHGAVEGPAVEGVLTVPAEAATGYRTTGCECCSIRVDVVDGLRLSLRRRHPPRRALLVTHHDAVGVAQTLLTDPDLTGQTFLDAVIATCDGPAMATRLATGGRLGTEAEMETLAMADAVVVARADRLRPAVVRRVRHAVRGVNRTGPVRAWVGSPAMLGSLLDRRAWHGRMASVHDARPAPHEAPATVVVDADGPLEAEGVRAWLDGVLDDHASRLLRLQGELCLVDRESAVDCLGMRSIVMTQPGRRLHGTASQVALVGWGLDRANLAAGLRSHAAP
- a CDS encoding Fur family transcriptional regulator; the encoded protein is MAEERLAALDLRYTASRRRLVETMERAGHPLTIGEILRRTEGVPQSSAYRNVTVLCDAGIAVRLPGADEYGRFELAEDLAGHHHHLVCRRCGAVTDLVAATRLERVLREAASQAVAETGFEVTGHRLDFEGLCRRCGDGG